A section of the Triticum dicoccoides isolate Atlit2015 ecotype Zavitan chromosome 7A, WEW_v2.0, whole genome shotgun sequence genome encodes:
- the LOC119329873 gene encoding bZIP transcription factor 50-like, giving the protein MDTDLDLDALLASFAGESAAVSELLAPPPLDAAEAGSPESVTSRSSPAGEEVLSEIERFLMQEEEAAGAEPVDGISVDEFLDALFDGAEEGGEKGNGSEAEAGGSTDGDSRRGEEGVEVVTPETEVEVVTPETEVDGDDPISKKKMRQMRNRDSAMKSRERKKSYVKDLETRSKYLEAECRRLSYALQCCAAENMALRQNMLKDRPIGAHTAMQESAVLSETLPLVSLLWLVSIVCLFLTPGLPNRSLAAPRRAERGLAMVAGKPSSDQPETLELLLHGRRWRGTRERIKLDTPPLRAAAAC; this is encoded by the exons ATGGACACCGACCTCGACCTGGACGCCCTGCTCGCCTCCTTCGCCGGCGAGTCCGCCGCAGTCTCCGAGCTCCTCGCCCCGCCTCCGCTCGATGCGGCGGAGGCGGGGTCGCCGGAGTCGGTGACCTCCCGGTCCAGCCCCGCCGGCGAGGAGGTGCTGTCGGAGATCGAGAGGTTTCTgatgcaggaggaggaggcggcgggggcggagcCGGTGGACGGGATCAGCGTGGACGAGTTCTTGGACGCgctgttcgacggcgccgaggaggGGGGCGAGAAGGGGAACGGGAGTGAGGCTGAGGCTGGGGGCAGCACTGATGGGGACTCTAGGAGGGGGGAAGAGGGGGTGGAGGTGGTGACGCCGGAGACAGAGGTGGAGGTGGTGACGCCCGAGACGGAGGTGGATGGCGACGATCCCATCAGCAAGAAGAAGATGAG GCAAATGAGGAATAGGGATTCTGCCATGAAGTCCAGGGAGAGGAAGAAGTCATATGTGAAGGACTTGGAGACGAGGAGCAAGTATCTCGAGGCAGAGTGTCGCCGCCTCAGCTACGCACTTCAGTGCTGCGCAGCTGAGAACATGGCACTGCGCCAGAACATGTTGAAGGATAGGCCTATTGGTGCTCACACAGCCATGCAGGAGTCTGCCGTACTTTCGG AAACCCTGCCGCTGGTTTCCCTGCTTTGGCTAGTGAGCATCGTGTGCCTATTCCTAACGCCCGGTCTACCCAACCGAAGCCTGGCGGCTCCAAGGAGAGCCGAAAGAGGTCTCGCAATGGTAGCCGGAAAGCCAAGCAGTGATCAACCAGAGACCTTGGAGCTTCTACTCCATGGAAGGCGCTGGAGGGGCACAAGGGAGAGGATCAAGCTAGATACTCCGCCATTGCGTGCAGCTGCCGCTTGCTAG